The following DNA comes from Cheilinus undulatus linkage group 4, ASM1832078v1, whole genome shotgun sequence.
TCCTTTCGTAACCATGACAACGGAAGCCGTTAGCTGCAGTTGGCTGCAGCTCGAAGACCTCTCTGATACAGACGTCTTGCCTGCGTCCCATAGTGGCGGGGGTTTGCAACAAGTTAGCCTGGGTGAATTTATTTATATTGAGCCAATTTTGCaatttctgttctgttttttggGAATGCAATATTTGGCCTACTCTATTCAAGATGTAAGAACAATTTTATAAGAAGGAGGCATATGGGTCATGTCGCTGACAGGACATCTTGTTATACTGAGTGAAATAGCCTAGGtaaagtttctttcttttcttttctttctttctttctttctttctttcttatttcTATCTTTATTAGCCTCCATAAAACCCTGTGCATCATAACATAAAAGGAAACCAGCTTACAGGCCGACAGATTTTACACCTTTAATGGTTTACATTATTACTATTGTTataattatcatcatcatcatcgatcattattattattattattattattattattatagctGCTATAATAAAGTTTGAATCATTAGTTAGGGCTTTCGAAACCTTGAAACAAAAATCCAGACGGATTTGTTTTTATGCTCAGCTATGGAACCGTTCTATCTGAGCACTAAGTTCCTCAAAACAGTCTTCTCCTTATAGGAACTTAACAGCCCCTCCTGCTACTCAGCATGACGCACGTGAACATGGGGTGTAGGAAGGCTTATATAAAGACCACTGACAACAATACTGCGCCATAGGCGAAGGCAACCTTCAGAACGTGAACATTGTACAATCTGTGCACTTTGTTGCGCGGACTCTAAGCGCAAAGCAGTGTCAAAGCTATGGACAGGAGCAACATCCCCGCCGGCGCAAAGACCACCTCCATCCCTGTTCCGCACCAGCAGCTCAGCCGCTCCATAGACGGTCCTCAGTTTCATGGGAACATGGACGGACAGTGTGCCGGGTCCTCCAAATTCTTACTGGCTTACAAAAACGCGTCGCAGCACCTCAGTTCATCGGGAATAAAATCAGGCTTGGGGATACTTAAAGTGGCCACGTCTCAGTGGAAACAGGAGAAGAAGACGCGTTCAGAGTCAGCCATGAGGCAGCTCTCCTCTGCTAACAGTAGTCATCCCTGCAAGCGATCCCCGCTGGATCAGCTGGCAGCTCTGGTTCTGCACGGTCAAGCCCGGCAGCGCCAGATTGCCCAAGAGCACCGACAAGACCCCCCTCACTCCACCAAGCCACAGAACAGTAAGCGCATCGTGGTTCTTGGTGCGCCACGGGTAGGAAAGACCTCCATCCTCAGGAGATATCTTCGGGACGGATTTGTGGAGGACTACAACCCCACTTCAGAAGATTTCCTCAGGAAACTTTTTCGTATTCGAGGAGAGACTTACCAAATCGACATCCTGGATGCATCCAAGGAGAGGGATTTCCCAGCCAAGCGGCGGCTATCCATCCTTACTGGTGCGTATTTTCCCTTTGATCATCTCTTTGACATACAAATAAGAATAAATGCAGGTTATTCCTTTGATCAGAAGGACACTGCATGTGGCTAGTGCATGCGTAAAGGTTTCTTTAACATGAAGAATGTAGTAGTGTGCGTTAAACATAACTGAGAGGAAAATAATTCATATCCTTTCCACTTTGATATCTTGTCCATAGGAGATATTTTCCTCTTAGTATTCAGTCTGGATGACCGGAGCTCTTTTGAAGAGGTGTGCGCCCTGCGAGGGGAGATCCTGGCTGCTAAATCCAAACTCACCAAATCGTCTGCGCCAGATCAGTGCGCACAGCTGCAAGTTCCGCTGGTGATCTGCGCCAATAAAGTGGATCTCCTGGAGTCAGAGAGGGCAATATCGAAAGTAGAGGTGTTCCAAGCTTTCGGTGAGGACTGTGCATATTTCGAAACATCTGCAAAGGACAGTACAAATCTCGAGAAAGTTTTTGAGACTTTGGCAAAGCGAGGAGGGCTCCCTACTGAAACGGGCCCGTCCCAGCACCGCAAAGTCTCCCTCAGGTCGTACCAGGCAATACGCACAGGCCGTGCGTCGGGAGAAAGAGGGAGCAAGAACCAGGGGGGCGAAGATGCATGCGGTGCCCTGTACCCACTGGCCCGGCGGCCGAGTTTTAGCACGGATCTGCGACAAGTTATTGGGCCACATGTGGCAAGAAAGCCTGGAAAACCActggaaaaatgtcaaattcagTGAAAGACTCTTAGAGAATGAGGTGAAGTGGTGCAGAGcgaaaaaaaactgtgaataaGGAACTGGGCTTATTCTAATTTATTGCATTATGAAAGTACATGCAcatgacatgtttttaaataaaatattttgatagCACCTTGACTTGCTATTTAATATAAGAAGCTggtttatctatctatctatctatctatctatctatctatctatctgagtttgtgtgtgtgactgtgccACCCATTCACTGTGAAGGAGAAGGTGGGAGGATGTTGAGTCAGAAACTTGACTGTTTGCCTGTTGCATAACACGGATTCAGAGATCTGGTAGATAGCAACTCTTTCTCCTGCCCACTCTGTTTTTGTCCTTcctgtgtgtgtatgagtgtgcatttgtttttgtgtgtgttatgCTGTAGTCGTGATAGCCACAAGTCCGCAACCCGAATCCCACACGTCCCACAGCAGCCAAATTAAAGCTGGGGATTCCAGTTGGCATATACCTTCCCATCCTACACTTAAGTCTATAAATGACTTATCATGTAGGCCTAGCACACTGTGGGCTCTTCCTGCCTGTCAGATCAAAAATTAACAGAATATTTTTGCTTTACCTCCATGACAATCCTCCTCAGAATGAATGATGCAGAATAAAGGATGGCAGCAGGATCCAACTCTGCATGTAGAGGAAGTTTATACTGTACAACAGACCTTGCATGAAGCcccatgctgcaaaaaaattgtttcAATATATACTGTCAGGATtggtaaaaactcaaaagggaagGACTCAATtgcaaaggcacaaaaaaactctttaattaactaaaaatgcaaaaactacaacaaaggtgctaacaaaatcaaaatgcacaaaaaggccaaaatactAAACCTAAAGATCACCAAAAGAACACGAGGGAACACTGTTTGAAAATCACAAGAGGTTACACGCAGGGGAGTCACAGGCAGGATATGCAGACGaactgacacagacacagggcGACCCAGAAACTAAATAGACAGGGGGTGATTAGACACTGGGAGACAGGTGAGGCCAAtgacacaggtgagggagaacaagacacaggtgaaggcaatcagggtggagaaaaaaaacacaagggcaGGAAGAAAGCCAGAGGACACACACGAGGAgaagaaaactacaaaataaaacaggaaacaccgAACAGGAGCATGTGGAACACATGGAGGGTAACTGACACAACTTGAAACTAAAGACAAGGGAACCCAGGaggtagaaaaacaaacataaggAGCACCAGAAACCCAAGTAACTAAAAAATTAACATAACTAAACCCAAACCATGACATATACAAGTTATACTTGCTCCGTTTGCAGAATTCATATTCCTATCAGCAATGCAGGCCTCATTTCTGAGTCTATATCTTAAATAAGAATTCTATCTTTATTTGTGACATGAATGTGGCCTCAAATAAGTGTAATCTGATCAGGGGTgcagctagggattttgggccccagaaagaaaattacacagggccccccttaaccggctagccaggcaacaaatgttgcatcatttttaagaatttctctgcatttgaatgtctttttgaaccctaatttccccatttataaGCAATAATTTCACtatgattaaattaaattgacttGCATTATTTGGACATGTTTAAGGGAGGAGCAAGCccccccagtattgtattttactccatttaATATCAATTTTGGCCTGTTTACCGATTCATTTAGTTTTGATTCAATGATGACACTAATGactaggaaaaaataaataaaaacacacttttcattgcaggcttttCAAGgacccctccctactgtgggcccaggtaatcagtaccctgtttcccccctgtgctacgcccaggAGTCTGATATTTGATTAGAAATTCAACCAAGACGTGCTAACAAAAGTTTTTGTAGTGTGCAGCAACTTTGGCCTAGTAGCTTGAACCATACATGTAAATCACAGGAGGGACATGGGGGCCCCAACCTGCATAATCCTTGAAAGTCACTGAGTTGCCCCCAGTACATGTCATTGTTAACATGTAATTTTGCATCTTATAATATCTTGCAATTTTAGTGTCTGCTGCAGTTAGTGCTTGCCTTTGTGGATTAGGTGGAGCAACTCCTCAAAGTAACCAGACCATCATTCCTTGATATTTGACTCCACTGTCAGGATCATGCCATGAGGTGACTTTACCGCAGAGCAACACAGAGGCTCTGTATGGCCTTGTAAGCCAATGGACATGACTTGTGCCCAGATGGCACTCTTCTATCTCATAGGTCACAAACCCTGGCCCCCACATCTCTCTGCATTGCTCTTGCAGCCTCATGCTTCAGCCTCCTGCCCAGTTCGAGCTGCAATTTCAGGGTTGCAACCAGAAGCCCATGGTCACAACTAAAGAACTGTGCATCCCTGAAAACCCTGCAGTCCCTGAGAACCCTCAGTGTCCAGCCACAGGTACATGGGCAGTCTCCTTCTTCGTGATGAATCAGGTCTCTGGAACAACGATCTTGCAATCCTCTAGCACCGACTGCTGCCAAAGTCAGGGAGCATTTAGGAGCTTTCATCTTGCTTTCCAGAGCCATGTGGACCAACACATGCCTCATAGCCCTTCCTGTCAGTGCTGGTCACCAAGGCATCACCTTTGGGGACCAAATCTACCACCAAGTTGAGTCTGTTGAACAGAGATGGAGCCTAGACTGGGAAAGACAAGACTGAACCCAATAAATGGTCAGTCTTGTGCAGTGGTGTGCACGGGGGGGGTGCCCTCTTGGAAGGCAAAAcatgtgttaaagtgccctcttgggagccaaaacgtacgctgaagtgccctcttgggagctaaaatgtgtgttaaagtgccccagagagccaaaacacgtgctaaagtgcccccttgggaggcaaaacgtgCACTAatgtgccctcttgggagcttaaatctgtgttaaagtgccctcttgggaggcaaaacacacgctaaagtgtcctcttgggaggcaaaacgtgTGATAAAGTTCCCTCTCtggagccaaaacgtgtgctctaaattgccctcttgggagccaaaacacatgctaaagtgtcctcttgggaggcaaaatgtgtgataaagttccctcgagagccaaaacataTGCTAttgtgccctcttgggagccaaaatgtgttaaagttcccttgagagccaaaacatATGCTATAgagccctcttgggagccaaaacgtgtgctaaagtgccctcttgggagccaaaacgggTGCTAAAATGCCGTCTCAAGAGCCAAAATGtgcgctaaagtgccctcttgggagccaaaacgtgtgctaaagtcccctcttgggagccaaaacacacgctaaagtgccctctcgagagccaaaacgcatgctaaaatgccctcttgggaggcaaaacgtgtgctaaagtgccgtcctggttggcaaaacacactaaactgcccccttggctggtcaaaacatgataaactgcccttttgggtgaaaaaaaaacacttaattgccctcttggctggttaaaacataaTAAACTGCTCTCTTGGGTGGCAAAAAACGCGCTgaatgtgcccttttttttttttttgcccctgcccttgaaaagtctgtgcacgccactggtCTTGTGTGCATTAGGTGCTCACTGACAGGCCTTAACTCCAGTATCAAGGAGGCCAGTTGGCTTGCAACTGCCAGCCTCCTTTGGCAAAACTCTTAatcccagtttgctcccactgctgtgtatGTGATGTGTGAATAGGTATGGATGCAAAGGAGCGGGGTTAGCTATACTGATAACCTCTCTCCAGAGTCCTATCTGCCATCAGTCAaagtggagtgaatgggtgacaatgggtaagtgtgaccttcagtgtaaaagtgctttgagttgtCAGACAACTAGAAAGCACTTCCTTTACCAGTGTAATTTTATCCAGTGTGCTCATTGTTAGCAATCAACAAAATATGATGTAGATAGTCTCGTTACTTCTCATGTGCAATATAAATGAAGTAATAACTCCTTTCCTACGCAGTCATCCAGTAATAAAAGTGTGAACTCACAATCCCCCTCTTTGCGCACTGAACGTGATCATCACACCATGAAAAACaggtgctaaagtgccctcttgggagccaaaacgcgtGCCTAAGTGCCcatcttgggaggcaaaacatgtgttaaagtgccctcttgggagccaaaacgtacactgaagtgccctcttgggagctaaaatgtgtgttaaagtgccctagagagccaaaacacgtgctaaagtgcccccttgggaggcaaaacgcgCACTGATGTGCCCTCCTGGGAGCTTAAATCTGTcttaaagtgccctcgagagccaaaatgCTTGATAAAGTGACCTCTTGGGAGCTAAAAcctgtgctaaagtgccctctctgGAGCCAAAACGTGCTCATTGTTAGCAATCAACAAAATATGATGTAGATAGTCTCGTTACTTCTCATGTGCAATATAAATGAAGTAATAACTCCTTTCCTACGCAGTCATCCAGTGATAAAAGTGTGAACTCACAATCCCCCTCTTTGCGCACTGAACGTGATCATCACACCATGTCACCGAGATCCCCTGTGTTGTTTTGTCTCTTAAAAGGAAATGTGAGAGAAGCTTCTTTTACTCTCACTGCTCTAATTGGACACCATTGTTCAGGAGCAGAGTGGGAATATGTGAGTAAGCGTGTTTAAAAGCCTCAGAACACTATCTGTGCTGTGGTCAGACAAGGATAAGGACGTTTGaggaaacattttcatttttttatgctaCAAAGAAAGGCTCCTAATGGCTGTATTTTTGTAGCAAACCTTTTCTTCCATTGAGCCATTTTAGGCCCAACAAGGAAAAAAGCAATAAAGCTGCAGCCATTCTCATCTGCTCTAAGGAAATAGAATATTTCCCTCACCTGAGAAAATAAGCTGAAATTCTCCTCGTAACTCTACAAACAGCGGCCCAGTTTCCTTAGTAACTGTTGCTGTGTGACAACCATTCATCTTTCCTTTATGTAGACTGTAGGCATGGAGGGGGCGGGGCAATAACTCAGTGAATGTCTACTAGAGGCTGTCCACAGACACCCCATTAGTCCATACTCTAGCACACCAGTTCTCAgcgtgggggtcaggacccccttgagGGTCGGGGATACTGAGAGGGGGTTGCCAGAtaccttgaaaataaaaactaagaatgtttttaaatgatttcaaattatatattttaccaatttgtatgaaaatatttgcatagaaataattaaatgtatGATATATACATGGTCATTTGATGAGATGTATGCTGAACTCAaagtattatttaaaaaatccgTAAGAAGTAAGTCTGCACACAGGCCTACCCACAGATTTGGATTTGCCCCAGAGACTGGGCTGTGCCCAGTTGTGactttttgatgatatcaatgcatgtgtgttttaccAGCTTATCGGGTTTTAATGTTGAAAgaattttaaccacttttcccgcCCAATTTTGCTACtatttgccactattaatcTATTTGGCGCAATTTGCACCGATTTTTGCCTCGTTACACCACTAATTTTGCTGTATTCTAACCAGtttacatcactttttcccaccagtttttgccatttttcctccAGCGTCCTCCTTTAAGGGGTGATATGTGGTTAAATACCCTCTAGGGCCAGTCTATTCAATTGGAAGCCTTGGGGCCAGATCAGGCCCCCAAGGTCATTTTTAGTGGAcctttaaagtttgaagaatcTATGaagaatttctgcactgaaatttCTATGTTAATTTAAAGGTGAACATttctacatatatatatatatatatatatatatatatatatatgtactgtattgccaaaagtattcctTCATAGGATGctacctgtgcaacaagtccagtggtgaaatttcctcgctcctaaatattccacagtcaactgacagtggtattataacagagtggaagtgattgggaacaacagcaactcagccatgaagtggtaagccacgtaaaatgacagagcagggtcagcggatgctaagtcgcatagtgcgcagaggttggCAACTTTCTTAACTTTTGCTACAGACCCCCAAACTTCATgaggccttcagattagctgaagaacagtgcgtagagagcctcatggaatgtttttttctgtcgaACAGCTGCATTCAAGCcacacatcaccaagtgcaatgcaaagcatcagatgcaatggtgtaaagcacactgccactggactctTGCCAGGAGAActgtacttgtctgactgcattgtgccaagtgtaaagttttgtggaggggggattatggtgtggggttgtttttcaggagctgggcttggccccttagttccaatgaaaggaactctgaatgcttcaacataccaagagattttggacaatccatgctcccaactttgtgggaacagtttggggatggccccttcctgttccaacatgactgtgcaccagtgcacaaaccaaggtccataaagacatggatgagagagtttggtgtggatgaacttgactggcctgcacagagtcctgacctcaacccgctagaacacctttaggatgaattagagcggagactgagagccaggccttctcgtccaacatcagtgtgtgacctcacaaatgcacttctggaggaatggtcaaaaattcccatgaacacactcctaaaccttgtggaaagcctccccagatgagctgaagctgttatagcttgTTTATGCTGCTTTCtgttatgtatatatatatatatatatatatatatatatatatatatatatatatatatatttctaacTGAGGCCACCGCCTCCTCTTTAAGAGTCGGGACAAAACACGTTGAAAAGCATGTCATTACAGAAGGATTTGCATGCATATGTCTTATTTGACTCAATTTGACTCAAGGTATAATGGACATTTGGTAATTCCTCTTGTAATTTTCTCtttatcttgggaaaaccagcttgGTTATACTACATAAAGGacataaatgtgaataaatgtaCTAATAATCatacactcaaaaaaatgatACTAGGCTTTAGTAATatttaagctttattttggaGTAAAGTTTAACTAAATTATATCAAATCAAATGTCATTCAATCATTATAGCtgaacaaaatgtaaatatgcttCATATAaacctaaataaaaacaatttagtAAACTTAACATCGATTTTTGAGTAAAGTATAACTAAATTAcatcaaataaaatgttattcaACAATAATTACTAAACCCAACGTAAATATTCTTTGCATAAACTCGATTAAAGCTATCTGAGTGAAGTCTATGTGATCAGATGAGTCTGGTCTAACTTTCTCTGAAAGGGGGGCGGGGCACATGTGCTATCGTACAGACAGCACGACTGGGCTGATGGAGTTCAATGCAGTGAACCCATTATGTATAGAGTTTTAATATAGTATATTACCTTAACcaaatgtaatgaaaaacatggaaaactcaaaatttaaatttggtATAGCCTAAATATTTTTTGAGTGTAGGAAAACCtcaaaaatacatgtaaaaattTACTGTAAGCCCACTTCTAGCTTCTGCAGATagtctttttgccacattttcccCCAGCACACATGAGCAACCCATTAAAAAgtgctttgtgacccactgttgggtcccaacccatcagttgagaaccactgctctcgAGCAAATGTCCAGTATAATGGAGAACATTGGTGCCATTGCTCCTTGTTATAAAGTTAATGTTTACTGACGTCCTCCTTTGTGGGTCATTGTGAAGAAAATGGCCTGGCCAATAATTGGTCCATCCATAACTTATTATTTCTGTTACAGTCGCTCTTAGCTGCTCTctgtttggttttctttttctagCTCTTTTTCTCCAAGCTCAACACAGTTGCAGCAGATGTCAGTTCACCATGACTCTGGTTCTGCTCTAGGTTTCACCTCATTTAAAGGATGTTTTTCCATGCCACTGTAACTGAATAAATGTTGCAAAGTATTTGATCAGGAATCAATATTTGCTCTCTGGAAGTAATGCAATAAAGAGTACAAGCAACATCAGCAGAGAACAACCACCTTCCTCAGTTACTGTGGCCCTTTCAAATCTCAACAAATCATTaacatgaagaaaataaaattacagaCGTACCTCAATCTGAGGTTCCACAATTCAGaatatgaaatagaaatattaTCATATAATATCTGAGGTTATGTCAGTGACACACAACCAAAGCTCCAGCAAGACATTAGAAAATGCTACAGATGCGGTGGAGAAAACCACCTGGCCAAGGACTGCATGTTTGCAAATGAAAAACTGTGGAAACTGTGGAAAAGTGGGACACATAAAAAGAGCTGAAACAAAACAGGGGGTAAAGAAAACACTATACAGTttaagagggagaaaaagaagtaCAAAAGAGAGCTAATTTCATACAAGAGGAAGTGGGAGATAGTGAGAACTATGTATCACAGCTACCTTATAGAGGCTGAGTTGAGTCAAGAAGGTCATCACATGCTAGGTTTGTGATTTTGGGATGCATTTCTTTTGGGTCGGTAATGCAGAAAAAAGTCACACACTGGAACTGTGCACACTGAGtcagttgtgttttatttgtatttaaatgaaaaattggaaaaaatcaTAGAATGTGGCGAATTGTTTTGTGctgtgagcctgtggctctATAACTGAactaagtaactttaaaaacgCACATTGATATTCATGAATATATTACTTGTAATTCATGAACTATATTTCCAATTATAGTTATTGTTCTTAATGCATGCATCTTGTGGgagacatacacacaaaaatcaggaatcaaggAAACAGTTTATTCAATCATGCAATAAAAAGTTGACAGTACCACTCATTCTTACAAGTCCAAATTTTAATATCTGGTATGACCTCCATTTGCTTGCACCAAATCGGCCAATCTCCGAGGCATAGATGTTATGAGGCCATTAATCTGTTTCTGTGGGATCGCCTGCCTTTCCTCCTGAAGAGCTGTACGCACCTACACGTTTTTTAGTCAACAATTTATCCCATCCCAATATTTCACTCACCTACCCAGTTTATATACTTGTGAGTACAGCTCTCATGAATTGGTCTGTGGTTGAGAAAAGGCACAATCAGTCATGCAGAACAAAGGTATATTGTGTGTCTGAGAAGTTGTTTGAAGCATCTGAGTACATCTCATGACAATTCTAGCAAATTTTACAATGTGcgtttttaaagttacttagtGTACTCCAAAATCACACTGGTTCTATCCAACCCAACAGAGATCTTCATACAGCATCTGCTCATGCATCATCATCGCTGTGCCAAAATGGAGAGATTCAAAGAAACTTCGTCTCTGCTAGACAGCTGTGAGTACAAACTAATAATCTTTTATATATgactgatatccacataatacatggaaaaatcagtgttttaattAAGGATTCACTttgagagaaggagagagagtggagggggtgagtgagtgagagagaaggaagcagcaggtgcTGATCTGAATCGTCAATCAACCAATTAAATGACTAGatctgatgcaaaaaaaaag
Coding sequences within:
- the si:dkey-27j5.5 gene encoding GTP-binding protein Rhes, with product MDRSNIPAGAKTTSIPVPHQQLSRSIDGPQFHGNMDGQCAGSSKFLLAYKNASQHLSSSGIKSGLGILKVATSQWKQEKKTRSESAMRQLSSANSSHPCKRSPLDQLAALVLHGQARQRQIAQEHRQDPPHSTKPQNSKRIVVLGAPRVGKTSILRRYLRDGFVEDYNPTSEDFLRKLFRIRGETYQIDILDASKERDFPAKRRLSILTGDIFLLVFSLDDRSSFEEVCALRGEILAAKSKLTKSSAPDQCAQLQVPLVICANKVDLLESERAISKVEVFQAFGEDCAYFETSAKDSTNLEKVFETLAKRGGLPTETGPSQHRKVSLRSYQAIRTGRASGERGSKNQGGEDACGALYPLARRPSFSTDLRQVIGPHVARKPGKPLEKCQIQ